From Brassica oleracea var. oleracea cultivar TO1000 chromosome C3, BOL, whole genome shotgun sequence, a single genomic window includes:
- the LOC106335837 gene encoding membrane-anchored ubiquitin-fold protein 1, with protein sequence MAEVDNQLEIKFRLTDGSDIGPKAFPDATTVAALKETVISQWPREKENGPKTVKEVKLISAGKVLDNNKTVKDYRNPVSNLVGAVTTMHVIIQPLLTEKEKKPKGDDPMMNKCVCTVM encoded by the exons ATGGCAGAAGTTGATAATCAACTAGAGATCAAGTTTAGGTTAACTGATGGTTCTGATATCGGCCCTAAAGCATTTCCTGATGCTACAACTGTTGCCGCCTTGAAGGAAACTGTTATTTCTCAATGGCCTAGAG AAAAGGAAAATGGGCCGAAGACAGTGAAAGAGGTGAAGTTGATAAGCGCAGGGAAAGTTTTGGACAACAACAAGACTGTTAAAGACTACCGAAACCCTGTCTCTAATCTCGTTGGCGCTGTCACCACAATGCACGTTATCATCCAACCTCTGCTTACTGAAAAAG AAAAGAAGCCTAAAGGTGATGATCCTATGATGAACAAATGTGTCTGCACGGTCATGTAA